In Bacillales bacterium, a single window of DNA contains:
- a CDS encoding UDP-N-acetylmuramoyl-L-alanyl-D-glutamate--2,6-diaminopimelate ligase: protein MKLKTLLQPIVGCRAAFNENPEITSVETDSRTVTDGSLFVCIKGYSADRHDYIDQAVDAGAAAVVADHPVTASVPVAVVPNTNRAASLLIDTFYDHPTSKLHLIGVTGTNGKTTTTHLIENMFVRAGQKTGLIGTIGMTFDRRPLGLKAEAPTTPDAVTLQKGFATMVDKGADTAIMEVSSHALDMGRVHGCDFNIAVFTNLSQDHLEYHKTMDDYFRAKSLLFSQLGNTYSKNPLKLAVINGDDERAPELYKATAVQFLVYGITCKDADVRAENVVLTEKGTTFTLCTPYGDVPVHLPLVGMFNVYNALAAASAALFSGLSLDTIKASLENERGVPGRFELVEEGQSYAVIVDYAHTPDSLENVLKTAKAFASGRIIVVVGCGGDRDPSKRPLMARIAVKYGDMAVFTSDNPRTEDPQAILKDMERGVKDNSYVSIVNRKEAIEYAIRQASGKDLVLIAGKGHETYQIIGEDVIDFDDREVAREAIKGKRG, encoded by the coding sequence ATGAAATTAAAAACGCTGCTGCAACCGATTGTCGGATGCCGTGCGGCATTCAACGAAAATCCAGAAATCACTTCGGTTGAGACCGACTCGCGGACGGTTACAGACGGAAGTTTGTTCGTGTGCATTAAAGGGTATAGCGCAGACAGGCACGATTACATTGATCAAGCGGTTGACGCGGGAGCGGCAGCGGTCGTGGCGGATCATCCCGTCACGGCGTCGGTTCCCGTCGCCGTGGTACCGAATACGAACCGTGCCGCATCGCTGCTGATCGATACCTTTTACGATCACCCGACGAGCAAGCTCCACTTGATCGGCGTTACCGGCACGAACGGAAAAACAACGACCACCCATTTGATCGAGAACATGTTTGTCCGCGCAGGACAAAAAACCGGGCTGATCGGAACGATCGGCATGACATTCGACCGCCGGCCGCTCGGGCTGAAAGCGGAAGCCCCGACGACGCCGGATGCCGTTACGTTGCAAAAAGGGTTCGCGACAATGGTAGATAAAGGTGCGGACACCGCTATTATGGAAGTATCTTCCCACGCCCTCGACATGGGCCGCGTCCATGGCTGCGATTTTAACATAGCCGTATTCACGAACCTTTCGCAAGATCATCTCGAATACCATAAAACGATGGACGACTATTTCCGGGCAAAAAGTCTTCTTTTTTCACAATTGGGAAATACATATAGTAAAAATCCATTGAAGTTGGCGGTCATTAACGGGGATGACGAACGGGCGCCCGAACTGTACAAAGCGACTGCCGTGCAATTCCTCGTTTACGGGATCACCTGCAAAGACGCCGATGTTCGGGCGGAGAATGTCGTTTTGACGGAAAAAGGGACGACTTTCACGCTTTGTACGCCGTACGGAGACGTACCGGTGCATTTGCCGCTTGTTGGCATGTTCAATGTCTATAACGCTTTGGCGGCGGCCAGTGCGGCATTATTTTCCGGCCTTTCTTTGGATACGATCAAAGCCAGTTTGGAAAACGAAAGAGGAGTGCCGGGACGCTTCGAGTTGGTCGAAGAAGGGCAGTCTTATGCGGTTATTGTGGATTACGCCCATACCCCCGACAGCCTTGAAAATGTATTGAAAACGGCAAAGGCGTTTGCTTCTGGGCGCATCATTGTCGTCGTCGGCTGCGGCGGCGATCGCGATCCGTCGAAACGGCCGTTGATGGCACGCATTGCCGTCAAATACGGAGATATGGCCGTGTTCACATCGGACAATCCGCGAACGGAAGATCCGCAAGCGATCTTGAAAGACATGGAACGCGGCGTCAAAGACAATTCATACGTCTCGATTGTGAACCGAAAAGAAGCGATCGAGTATGCGATTCGGCAAGCGTCGGGGAAAGATCTCGTGTTGATCGCAGGAAAAGGCCATGAGACGTATCAAATCATCGGCGAAGACGTGATCGATTTCGATGATCGCGAAGTTGCTCGGGAAGCGATTAAGGGCAAAAGGGGTTAA
- the murF gene encoding UDP-N-acetylmuramoyl-tripeptide--D-alanyl-D-alanine ligase — protein MKWTRKDLLSLFPSHRGAEHEISINEVFIDSRKSARHALFVPIVGETFDGHDFLLDAIQRGAVAALWQKNRDVPGEVPLDFPLFFVDDTLEGLQRFARQYLRRVHPKVIAVTGSNGKTTTKDMIECVAATRFLTHKTKGNFNNHIGMPLTILEMPENCEMLILEMGMNHFGEISFLSQLAEPDLAVITNIGESHIEFLGSREGIAKAKMEIADGLKADGKLIFDGDEPLLDSLRSRPSLSCGFTERNDLQVTLLESKDTSMRFTLNDENCVFELPVFGKHNVKNAAYAIAVGREAGVSDAEMAKAIKTVKLTAMRFQQVQGEKGTLLINDAYNASPTSMKASIQAVKALPRFRRRVLVLGDMHELGAEERSLHESVADSIEAPITDVVTIGSRARWIAEAVKNVRVQSVDDKEAAAEVIEPMLSNDTVILFKASRAVSLEALVERFSV, from the coding sequence ATGAAATGGACAAGAAAAGATTTGTTGTCGCTGTTTCCGTCACATCGCGGCGCCGAACATGAAATTTCCATAAACGAAGTGTTCATCGACAGCCGGAAATCGGCACGGCACGCCCTTTTTGTTCCGATCGTCGGCGAAACCTTTGACGGTCACGATTTTTTGCTCGATGCCATTCAACGCGGCGCCGTTGCCGCGCTTTGGCAAAAAAACCGTGACGTTCCCGGCGAAGTGCCGCTTGATTTCCCGCTGTTTTTTGTCGATGATACGTTGGAAGGGCTTCAACGATTCGCTCGGCAATATTTGCGACGAGTGCATCCGAAGGTGATCGCGGTTACGGGAAGCAACGGGAAAACGACAACGAAGGATATGATCGAATGCGTCGCTGCCACGCGCTTCTTGACGCATAAAACGAAAGGCAACTTTAATAATCATATCGGCATGCCGTTGACGATTCTCGAGATGCCGGAAAACTGCGAGATGCTCATTCTCGAAATGGGGATGAACCATTTCGGCGAAATTTCGTTTCTCTCGCAGCTGGCCGAACCGGATTTGGCCGTTATTACAAACATCGGTGAGTCGCACATCGAGTTTTTGGGCAGTCGCGAAGGAATCGCGAAAGCGAAAATGGAGATTGCCGATGGATTAAAGGCGGACGGAAAACTCATCTTTGACGGTGACGAACCGTTGCTCGATTCTTTGAGAAGCCGTCCTTCGCTTTCATGCGGTTTCACGGAACGAAACGACCTTCAAGTTACCTTGTTGGAATCGAAAGATACGTCGATGCGTTTTACGTTAAATGACGAGAATTGCGTGTTCGAGTTGCCGGTTTTCGGTAAACATAATGTAAAAAACGCGGCTTATGCCATTGCCGTCGGACGCGAGGCAGGCGTTTCCGACGCTGAAATGGCGAAGGCGATAAAAACCGTGAAGCTAACGGCGATGCGATTTCAACAAGTCCAGGGAGAAAAAGGCACGCTGTTAATCAATGACGCTTACAATGCCAGTCCGACTTCGATGAAAGCGTCGATTCAAGCGGTGAAAGCTTTGCCGCGGTTTCGTCGGCGGGTGCTTGTGCTCGGCGATATGCACGAGCTCGGTGCGGAGGAACGATCGTTGCACGAGAGCGTGGCCGATTCGATTGAAGCACCGATTACCGACGTGGTGACAATTGGCAGCCGAGCTCGCTGGATCGCGGAAGCGGTAAAAAACGTGCGCGTTCAATCGGTTGACGACAAGGAAGCGGCCGCGGAAGTCATCGAACCGATGCTTTCGAACGATACCGTCATCTTGTTCAAAGCATCACGCGCCGTCAGCCTTGAAGCGCTCGTGGAACGTTTCAGCGTTTGA
- the mraY gene encoding phospho-N-acetylmuramoyl-pentapeptide-transferase, translating into MFGKVLILTIIASFIVAVLLSPLMIPILRKFKFGQFIREEGPKSHQQKSGTPTMGGIIIIVALVVAALVSSVKYAGISLQLYLLLFVTLGYGFLGFLDDYIKVAKKRNLGLTSKQKLIGQLVIAAIFYLGLVKTNLSTVVSIPGTDLAYDLHSFYFLLVIFMLIGASNGTNLTDGLDGLLPGTAAIAFGAFAVLAWNTLDLDMAIFSSAVVGALLGFLVFNAHPAKVFMGDTGSLALGGGVAALAVLTKMELILVVIGGIFVIETLSVIIQVASFKTTGKRVFKISPLHHHYEMSGWSEWRIVTTFWLVGFLFAALGIYIEVWL; encoded by the coding sequence ATGTTTGGCAAAGTATTGATTCTTACGATCATCGCTTCCTTTATCGTTGCGGTCTTGTTGTCTCCTTTGATGATCCCGATACTAAGGAAGTTCAAATTCGGTCAATTCATTCGCGAGGAAGGGCCGAAATCCCACCAACAAAAATCCGGAACGCCGACGATGGGCGGAATCATCATTATCGTTGCGCTTGTCGTTGCCGCGCTCGTTTCAAGCGTGAAGTATGCAGGTATTTCCTTGCAATTGTATTTGTTATTATTCGTTACGCTCGGTTATGGATTTCTCGGGTTTTTGGACGATTACATCAAAGTAGCGAAGAAACGCAATCTTGGATTGACATCAAAGCAAAAGCTGATCGGCCAGCTCGTCATCGCCGCAATTTTTTATCTCGGACTCGTAAAGACGAACCTTTCGACTGTCGTTTCGATTCCGGGCACTGATCTCGCCTACGACCTGCATTCCTTTTATTTCTTACTCGTCATATTTATGTTGATCGGCGCTTCCAACGGCACCAACTTAACCGACGGTTTGGACGGGTTGCTGCCGGGAACGGCTGCCATCGCCTTCGGTGCTTTCGCAGTGCTTGCATGGAACACTTTGGATCTAGACATGGCGATTTTTTCGTCTGCCGTCGTCGGGGCTTTGCTCGGCTTCCTCGTTTTCAATGCGCACCCGGCGAAAGTGTTCATGGGCGATACAGGATCGCTCGCGCTTGGCGGAGGGGTCGCCGCTTTGGCGGTATTGACGAAAATGGAACTCATTCTCGTCGTTATCGGGGGGATTTTCGTCATTGAGACGTTATCCGTCATTATTCAAGTCGCTTCCTTCAAGACGACGGGAAAACGAGTGTTTAAAATAAGCCCGCTTCACCACCATTATGAAATGTCCGGTTGGTCGGAGTGGCGGATCGTCACGACCTTTTGGCTCGTCGGTTTTTTGTTTGCGGCACTCGGAATCTACATAGAGGTGTGGTTATAA
- the murD gene encoding UDP-N-acetylmuramoyl-L-alanine--D-glutamate ligase — protein MKNGDYFAGKHCLILGLAKSGFAAAVLLHRLGAKIVVNDRQPLDDDPHASQLRKLGIEVIGGSHPDHLLDQKPFDLVIKNPGIPYRNRVVAEAEKRGIPIWTEPEIAGILSSAPFIAITGSNGKTTTTTLIGEILRAAGKNPNVAGNIGTVVCEVAAEADPDQVIVTELSSFQLLGMERFRAQIAVLLNVYDAHLDYHGSREAYEQAKAKIFANQTAEDFAVINGDDETVRRLAERTPATKVAFSHSDRTASVNVCDGMIRYEGESIIKKTELLLPGDHNLENVMAAVAVCKLYGVENEVLASVLRTFRGIRHRLQFVKTVSGRKFYNDSKATNTLATQKALAAFSQPVVLIAGGLDRGNDFDDMVDAFKKLKALVTYGETGEKFTALAKRAGMDRVKHVDDLEEAVPAAYELSSPGDVVLLSPACASWDQFRTFEERGDMFIDCVHKLR, from the coding sequence GTGAAAAACGGTGATTATTTCGCGGGAAAGCATTGCTTGATTCTCGGTTTGGCGAAAAGCGGTTTCGCTGCCGCGGTTCTTTTGCATCGCCTCGGCGCGAAAATTGTCGTTAACGATCGGCAACCGTTGGATGATGACCCGCATGCTTCGCAATTGAGAAAGCTCGGGATCGAGGTGATCGGAGGCAGTCATCCGGATCATTTGCTCGACCAGAAACCGTTCGATCTCGTTATTAAAAACCCCGGCATTCCGTACCGCAATCGCGTCGTTGCCGAGGCGGAGAAAAGAGGGATTCCGATCTGGACCGAGCCGGAAATCGCCGGTATTCTTTCTTCGGCTCCGTTCATCGCCATCACCGGTTCGAATGGAAAGACGACCACAACAACGTTGATTGGCGAAATTTTGCGTGCCGCCGGCAAAAATCCGAATGTGGCCGGGAACATCGGTACGGTTGTTTGCGAAGTGGCTGCTGAAGCTGATCCCGATCAGGTGATCGTGACGGAACTTTCAAGCTTTCAATTGCTCGGGATGGAACGTTTTCGAGCGCAAATCGCCGTGTTGCTTAACGTCTACGATGCTCATCTCGATTATCACGGGTCGCGCGAAGCGTACGAACAAGCAAAAGCGAAAATATTCGCAAACCAAACCGCGGAAGATTTCGCGGTCATCAACGGCGACGACGAAACGGTCAGGCGTCTTGCGGAGCGAACACCGGCGACGAAAGTAGCCTTTTCGCACAGCGATCGGACGGCATCAGTGAACGTATGCGACGGTATGATCCGCTATGAGGGGGAATCGATCATAAAAAAAACGGAATTGCTGCTTCCCGGCGACCATAACCTGGAAAATGTAATGGCTGCGGTGGCTGTATGCAAGCTGTATGGCGTTGAAAACGAAGTGTTGGCTTCGGTGTTGCGCACGTTCCGCGGCATTCGTCACCGGCTGCAATTCGTGAAAACCGTTTCCGGGCGAAAATTTTATAATGATTCGAAAGCAACGAACACACTTGCCACGCAAAAAGCGCTGGCTGCCTTCAGCCAACCGGTCGTGTTGATCGCTGGCGGGCTGGACCGGGGGAATGACTTCGACGACATGGTCGACGCCTTCAAAAAATTGAAAGCTCTCGTGACGTACGGAGAAACGGGCGAAAAATTTACGGCTCTGGCAAAGAGGGCGGGAATGGATCGCGTCAAACATGTCGATGATTTAGAAGAGGCCGTTCCTGCCGCTTACGAATTGTCTTCGCCGGGAGACGTTGTTTTGTTGTCGCCCGCGTGCGCAAGTTGGGATCAATTTCGCACGTTCGAGGAACGCGGGGACATGTTTATCGATTGCGTGCATAAACTTAGGTAA
- the spoVE gene encoding stage V sporulation protein E: MPNTKSTTPDFLLVLVTLTLLSIGLIMVYSASAVWASYNYGDSFYFAKRQLLFAGLGVVAMFFVMNIEYWTWRKWSKIGLAVCFLLLILVLIPGVGEVHGGARSWLGVGAFSVQPSEFTKIALILFLAKFLSENQRNITSFRKGMLPSLALVVLAFGIIMLQPDFGTGVVLVGTCTIMIYTSGARMAHFAGLGLLGLAGFAALILSAPYRLKRITSFLDPWSDPLGAGFQIIQSLYAIGPGGLLGFGLGHSRQKFQYLPEPQTDFIFAILAEELGFIGASLVLLLFCLLLWRGIRIALGAPDLYGSLLAVGIIAMVAVQVMINIAVVTGMMPVTGITLPFLSYGGSSLTLTLVSVGILLNVSRYAKY; the protein is encoded by the coding sequence TTGCCTAACACGAAATCGACAACGCCGGACTTCTTGCTGGTCCTCGTCACGTTGACTTTGCTGTCGATCGGCTTGATCATGGTATACAGCGCCAGCGCCGTATGGGCGTCATACAATTATGGAGATTCCTTTTATTTTGCCAAACGGCAGCTGTTGTTTGCCGGGTTGGGGGTCGTCGCCATGTTTTTCGTCATGAACATCGAGTATTGGACGTGGCGAAAATGGTCGAAAATCGGACTGGCCGTTTGTTTCCTCCTTTTGATTCTTGTCCTCATTCCCGGTGTCGGGGAAGTTCACGGCGGCGCGCGAAGCTGGCTCGGCGTAGGCGCCTTCTCGGTGCAGCCATCGGAATTCACCAAGATTGCTTTGATTCTATTTCTTGCGAAATTTTTATCGGAAAACCAAAGAAACATCACTTCTTTTCGAAAAGGAATGCTTCCTTCTTTGGCGCTCGTCGTGCTCGCTTTCGGTATTATTATGCTGCAACCGGACTTTGGCACCGGCGTCGTTCTTGTCGGCACATGCACCATCATGATTTACACTTCCGGCGCGAGAATGGCCCATTTTGCCGGTTTAGGTCTGCTTGGGCTTGCCGGATTTGCCGCGTTGATCTTATCTGCGCCGTATCGTTTGAAAAGGATTACTTCCTTTCTTGATCCGTGGAGTGATCCGCTCGGCGCCGGCTTTCAAATCATTCAATCGTTATATGCGATCGGGCCTGGCGGGCTGCTCGGGTTCGGTCTCGGGCACAGCCGGCAAAAGTTCCAGTATTTGCCTGAGCCGCAAACGGATTTTATTTTTGCCATTTTGGCCGAGGAACTCGGTTTCATCGGTGCGTCCCTCGTTCTCTTATTGTTTTGTCTCCTCCTTTGGAGAGGCATACGGATCGCACTCGGCGCACCGGATCTGTATGGAAGTTTGCTCGCTGTCGGCATTATCGCGATGGTTGCCGTTCAAGTGATGATCAACATCGCGGTCGTGACAGGCATGATGCCCGTCACGGGAATTACGTTGCCGTTCCTGAGCTACGGAGGCTCGTCATTGACACTCACTCTCGTGTCCGTTGGAATCTTGCTGAATGTGAGTCGATACGCAAAATATTAA
- the murB gene encoding UDP-N-acetylmuramate dehydrogenase, translating to MDKLKEQLAATGAGKVSTREPLEKHTTMKVGGPADVFVEPASIEGLKQIVEIVRTAGVPWRVIGRGSNLLVDDDGIAGVVIKLGRGLDDITIEGEEVTVGGGYSLVALSAIISRKGLSGLEFAGGIPGSVGGAVYMNAGAHGSDISNIFKKAQILFEDGSLEWLTKEQMDFSYRTSVLQRRPGICVRAVFELKEGDRDEIFGEMKRHKAYRRKTQPIDRCCGSVFRNPLPEHAGHLIESAGLKGYQIGGAQVSELHANFIVNACNAKAQDVLRLIDYVQREVHDKFAVELQTEVEIIHRNED from the coding sequence CTGGATAAATTGAAAGAACAATTGGCGGCAACGGGGGCGGGAAAAGTGAGCACCCGGGAACCGCTTGAAAAACATACGACGATGAAGGTGGGCGGACCCGCGGATGTTTTCGTCGAGCCGGCAAGCATAGAAGGATTGAAACAAATCGTGGAAATCGTCAGAACAGCCGGGGTTCCGTGGCGCGTCATCGGCAGAGGCTCGAACCTTCTCGTCGACGACGACGGAATTGCCGGCGTCGTAATTAAACTTGGCCGCGGGTTGGACGATATAACGATTGAAGGTGAGGAGGTGACCGTCGGCGGCGGGTATTCGCTCGTCGCGCTTTCGGCGATCATCAGCCGCAAAGGGTTGTCCGGGCTTGAATTTGCCGGCGGCATCCCGGGCTCTGTCGGCGGAGCCGTGTACATGAATGCAGGCGCACATGGATCGGACATTTCGAACATCTTCAAAAAGGCGCAAATTTTGTTTGAAGATGGTTCGTTGGAATGGTTGACAAAAGAACAGATGGATTTTAGTTACCGTACATCGGTCTTACAACGACGGCCAGGCATATGTGTGCGCGCGGTTTTCGAGTTGAAGGAAGGGGACCGCGACGAAATTTTCGGCGAAATGAAACGTCACAAAGCGTATCGAAGAAAAACGCAGCCAATCGATCGCTGCTGCGGCAGTGTATTCCGTAATCCATTGCCGGAACACGCCGGCCATTTGATTGAATCCGCCGGGTTGAAAGGTTATCAAATCGGCGGTGCCCAAGTGTCCGAACTTCATGCCAATTTTATCGTCAATGCGTGCAATGCAAAGGCACAGGACGTTTTGCGGTTGATTGATTACGTTCAAAGAGAAGTTCACGACAAATTTGCGGTTGAATTGCAGACGGAAGTTGAAATCATTCACAGAAACGAAGATTGA
- a CDS encoding cell division protein FtsQ/DivIB yields the protein MRKRNNVITLEDRIPKLKEQRKQKANRRMILYVSMFFVLVLVIVYFVSPLGHVGKIAVSGNHFVSREEILEASGLSANAGFWEMDADTIANHIEQMKQIKLAEVERRFPNRFSIKVTEYHRVAYLEANGHFYPILGNGARLSALDESEIPADAPVLAGWEEGKMLSAMAAQLTKLPMPIVRGISEIHWTPTEHFPKAITAYMNDGFVVKALIQDFADKMEQYPRIISELDPNTKGVIHMRVGTYFVKYADEEESSDDN from the coding sequence ATGAGGAAAAGAAATAATGTCATAACTTTGGAAGATCGCATTCCAAAATTGAAGGAACAAAGAAAACAGAAAGCAAACCGGCGCATGATTTTGTATGTGTCCATGTTTTTCGTGCTCGTACTCGTTATCGTATATTTCGTTTCTCCGTTGGGTCACGTTGGAAAAATCGCGGTCAGCGGCAATCATTTCGTTAGCCGCGAAGAAATTCTCGAAGCGTCCGGTTTGTCGGCAAACGCCGGATTTTGGGAAATGGACGCCGATACGATTGCGAATCACATTGAGCAAATGAAACAAATCAAATTGGCGGAAGTCGAACGGCGGTTTCCGAACCGGTTTTCGATAAAAGTGACGGAATATCACCGTGTCGCCTATTTGGAAGCAAACGGACATTTTTATCCGATTCTCGGAAACGGGGCTCGTCTGTCAGCGCTCGACGAAAGTGAAATTCCTGCCGATGCCCCCGTTCTGGCCGGTTGGGAAGAAGGGAAAATGCTTTCAGCGATGGCAGCGCAGCTGACAAAATTACCGATGCCGATTGTTCGCGGCATCTCGGAAATTCATTGGACACCGACTGAACATTTCCCTAAAGCGATAACGGCATACATGAACGATGGGTTTGTAGTAAAAGCGTTGATTCAAGACTTTGCGGATAAGATGGAGCAATACCCGCGGATCATCAGTGAACTTGATCCGAATACAAAAGGCGTCATCCATATGAGAGTCGGCACGTATTTCGTGAAATACGCAGACGAGGAGGAATCCTCGGATGATAACTAA
- a CDS encoding stage V sporulation protein D: protein MRVSNVTVRKRLVIIFLAGLVVFASFIGRLAYVQFFQGDWLYEKARDSWSRNIPYQGERGKIVDRRGIVLADNRSAPSVVIVPKQVKNPAEEARKLASVLNMREKKVYEKLTKKASTVELRPEGKKISDKKADQISEMRLPGVYIAEDYRRNYPFGRFLSHVLGFAGIDNQGLVGLEKQYDDLLKGTKGFLAFYSDARGERMPFLSDEYTPPKSGMNLQLTINAKIQAILERELNDAEVKYDPDQAMAIAVNPNTGEILGMASRPNFNPEHYQDVPTEVYNRNLPIWSTYEPGSTFKIITLSAALNEGLVNLKKDNFHDPGYIEVAGTKLHCWKRGGHGSETFLEVVQNSCNPGFVALGEKLGKKKLFSYIHAFGFGKKTGIDLQGEGKGILFKPENIGPLELATTAFGQGVSVTPIQQVMAVSAAINGGFLYEPYIAKGWIDPVTGTVIARQAPTMKRRVISGETSKKVRHALESVVAKGTGRAAYHEGWRIGGKTGTAQKAKNGRYLENNYILSFIGFAPADDPQIVVYLAIDNAKDAPQFGGQVAAPIAGDIIADSLRVMGVPKRKNGLEKERKWNDPRIVKVPDLVGLSKKDIRSSLFSGLKIEAEGNGKVVIAQSPQAGAKLEEGSTIRIYLGDKIEKED from the coding sequence GTGCGCGTTTCCAATGTTACGGTACGAAAAAGACTTGTCATCATCTTCCTTGCGGGACTCGTCGTATTTGCGTCTTTCATCGGAAGGCTGGCTTACGTTCAATTTTTTCAAGGGGATTGGCTTTATGAGAAAGCGAGAGACTCGTGGAGTCGGAACATCCCTTATCAAGGGGAAAGAGGGAAGATCGTCGACCGCCGCGGAATCGTGCTCGCCGACAACAGGAGCGCCCCTTCCGTCGTCATCGTTCCCAAACAAGTGAAAAATCCCGCAGAAGAAGCACGCAAGCTGGCGTCCGTTTTGAATATGCGGGAAAAGAAAGTTTACGAGAAGTTGACAAAGAAAGCGTCGACCGTTGAACTTCGCCCGGAAGGTAAGAAGATCAGCGATAAGAAGGCTGACCAAATCAGCGAAATGCGCCTGCCCGGCGTATACATTGCCGAAGATTATCGAAGAAATTATCCGTTCGGGCGTTTTTTGTCCCATGTGCTCGGCTTCGCGGGGATTGACAATCAAGGATTGGTCGGGTTGGAGAAACAATACGACGATCTTTTGAAAGGCACGAAAGGGTTTCTAGCATTTTATTCCGACGCCCGCGGGGAAAGGATGCCGTTTTTATCTGATGAATATACGCCGCCGAAAAGCGGTATGAACTTGCAATTGACGATCAATGCGAAGATTCAAGCGATTCTTGAACGGGAACTGAATGATGCTGAAGTCAAATACGACCCTGACCAAGCGATGGCCATCGCCGTCAACCCGAATACAGGAGAAATTCTTGGCATGGCCAGCCGGCCGAATTTCAATCCGGAACATTATCAAGATGTGCCGACGGAAGTCTACAATCGCAATTTGCCGATTTGGAGCACGTATGAACCGGGTTCGACGTTCAAAATCATTACGCTCTCGGCAGCACTCAACGAAGGACTCGTCAACTTGAAAAAGGACAACTTCCACGATCCCGGTTATATTGAAGTAGCCGGCACGAAGCTGCATTGTTGGAAACGGGGCGGTCATGGATCAGAAACGTTTTTAGAAGTCGTGCAAAATTCGTGCAACCCCGGATTTGTTGCGCTCGGAGAAAAACTCGGCAAGAAAAAATTATTTTCCTACATTCACGCGTTCGGATTCGGCAAGAAAACGGGTATCGACTTGCAGGGGGAAGGGAAAGGCATTTTGTTCAAGCCGGAAAACATCGGCCCGCTGGAATTAGCGACGACTGCTTTCGGGCAAGGGGTTTCCGTCACGCCGATTCAACAAGTGATGGCCGTGTCAGCGGCGATCAACGGCGGTTTTTTGTATGAACCCTACATCGCAAAGGGATGGATTGACCCTGTAACAGGAACCGTGATCGCGCGACAGGCGCCGACGATGAAAAGACGCGTCATTTCAGGGGAAACTTCAAAAAAAGTGCGACACGCTTTGGAAAGTGTCGTTGCAAAAGGAACCGGACGGGCGGCCTATCACGAAGGCTGGCGAATCGGCGGGAAGACGGGTACGGCGCAAAAAGCGAAAAATGGGCGCTATCTGGAAAATAATTATATTTTATCGTTCATTGGATTTGCACCAGCTGACGATCCGCAAATCGTCGTCTATTTGGCGATTGATAACGCGAAGGACGCTCCTCAGTTTGGCGGGCAAGTGGCTGCGCCGATCGCCGGCGACATCATTGCCGATAGTTTACGAGTGATGGGCGTGCCAAAACGGAAAAACGGGCTGGAAAAAGAACGCAAATGGAACGATCCGCGCATCGTAAAAGTTCCGGATCTCGTCGGCCTTTCGAAAAAAGACATTCGTTCCTCCTTGTTCAGCGGATTGAAAATCGAAGCAGAAGGGAATGGAAAGGTCGTGATCGCCCAATCTCCGCAAGCCGGTGCGAAGCTTGAGGAAGGTTCGACCATCCGAATATACCTTGGTGACAAAATCGAAAAAGAGGATTAG